The following nucleotide sequence is from Terriglobales bacterium.
GGCCAAGGGGGACCCTTCGGAGCGGTAATCGTGAAAGATGGTCGCATCGTTGCCGAGGGCGTGAATCGCGTCACCGCCACCCACGATCCGACAGCTCACGCCGAAGTGGCCGCCATCCGCGAGGCCTGTGCCAAGCTGGGCGCCTTCGAACTCAAGCAATGCGAGCTCTATACCTCGTGCGAGCCCTGCCCCATGTGTCTTGGTGCGATTTACTGGGCGCGCCTGGCTCGGGTGTATTACGGCAATCTCGCCGCGGATGCCTCCCAGATCGGTTTTGACGATTCTTTCATCTACCACGAATTCGCGCAGTCACTCCCTGAGCGTGCGATTCCCATGGTCCAGATGATGCGGGAACAGGCCCTGGCAGCCTTCCGCGCTTGGCAGAAAAAGCCCAACAAGATTCCGTACTGAACCACAAGTCCACACATGCCATTCCCATTAAGGACGACGGCTTGATCAACCGTTACTTCCGGCTGGCGGAAAACCAGACCAGCGTACGGCAGGAGTTTCTCGGCGGCCTCACTACCTTCGTAACCATGGCCTACATCGTCGTCGTGAATCCGGAAATTCTCTCTCAAGCGGGAATGCCCGTAGACGGCGTTGTCTTCGCGACATGCATTTCGGCAGCGGCGGCCACGCTGGCGATGGGGCTGGTCGCCAACTATCCCATCGCCTTGGCCCCGGGCATGTCGCTCAACGCTTACTTCACCTACTCGGTCTGCCTCAGCATGCACATTCCCTGGCGCACCGCGCTGGCCGTGGTCTTCTTTTCCGGGACAGCCTTCCTGCTTCTCACGGTTACGCGGGTCCGCGAACAGATCGTGAACGGGATGCCCGCCTGCCTCAAGCACTCGACCGCGGGTGGCATCGGCTTGTTTATCGCCTTTATCGGTATGCGGAACGCCAAGCTGGTCGTGGCGAACTCGGCCACCTATGTCGGCCTGGGCAGTTTTGGCGACCCGGCGGTGCAAACTGCCTGTTTTGGCCTGGCGGTGATGATTGTCCTGATGGCCCGCAAGATCAACGGTGCGATCCTCATCGGCATCCTACTCACAACTGTTCTCGGAATTGTGCGCGGAATCGCCTCCCGGCCTACGGGAATCCTTTCTCTGCCGCACCCCAGCTCCACCCTGCTACAACTCGATTTCCGCAGTGCGCTCCGCCTGGGCTTGCTGGAGATTCTGTTTGCCTTCCTCTTCGTCGATCTCTTCGACAACGTAGGCACCCTGGTCGGCGTCTGTGAGCAAGCAGGATTCATCAAAGAAGGCAAGATTCCGCGAGTCGGACGGGCCCTGATGGCAGATGCTATCGGCACTCTTTTTGGCTCGCTAACCGGCACGTCCACCGTCACCAGCTATATAGAAAGTGTCGCGGGCGTGACGGCGGGAGCGCGGACCGGCCTCA
It contains:
- a CDS encoding nucleoside deaminase, coding for GQGGPFGAVIVKDGRIVAEGVNRVTATHDPTAHAEVAAIREACAKLGAFELKQCELYTSCEPCPMCLGAIYWARLARVYYGNLAADASQIGFDDSFIYHEFAQSLPERAIPMVQMMREQALAAFRAWQKKPNKIPY
- a CDS encoding NCS2 family permease, translated to MAEKAQQDSVLNHKSTHAIPIKDDGLINRYFRLAENQTSVRQEFLGGLTTFVTMAYIVVVNPEILSQAGMPVDGVVFATCISAAAATLAMGLVANYPIALAPGMSLNAYFTYSVCLSMHIPWRTALAVVFFSGTAFLLLTVTRVREQIVNGMPACLKHSTAGGIGLFIAFIGMRNAKLVVANSATYVGLGSFGDPAVQTACFGLAVMIVLMARKINGAILIGILLTTVLGIVRGIASRPTGILSLPHPSSTLLQLDFRSALRLGLLEILFAFLFVDLFDNVGTLVGVCEQAGFIKEGKIPRVGRALMADAIGTLFGSLTGTSTVTSYIESVAGVTAGARTGLSNVCVAAFFLAAMFCSPLAAAIPGYATAPALILVGALMTQSIARIEWQDFSEAVPAFITMLATPLTFSIATGLSLGLISYTVVKIAAGRIRDINLLVWILTALFILRYIYLGWT